In Paraburkholderia sp. PGU19, a single window of DNA contains:
- a CDS encoding aldo/keto reductase: MEKISTGDLTIPRLGFGTFRMPGGDCQPVVESALEVGYRHIDTAEMYQNEDAVGAAIAGSGIARHDLYVTTKVWHENLKPDAIRRAFDNSLKKLSLDYVDLYMIHWPSRDINLAAVLETLEGLREEGLTRAIGVCNFNMHLIKAAVEEIRASIACHQVEYHPFLDQSAMLTYLRGKNIPLVAYAPLAQGRAATNAVLARIGRKHGATAAQIAIAWLLDQDGVVAIPKAQRRESQQSNLDAAKIQLDDDDRNAIAALPKDQRFVTPPFAPQWDA; the protein is encoded by the coding sequence ATGGAAAAGATCAGTACAGGCGACCTCACCATTCCGCGCCTTGGATTTGGCACGTTTCGCATGCCGGGCGGCGACTGCCAGCCCGTTGTCGAAAGTGCGCTGGAAGTAGGTTATCGTCATATCGACACTGCCGAGATGTACCAGAATGAAGACGCGGTGGGCGCGGCGATCGCCGGATCAGGAATCGCGCGTCATGACCTGTATGTAACGACAAAGGTGTGGCACGAGAACCTTAAGCCGGATGCGATCCGCCGTGCATTCGACAACAGTCTTAAGAAGCTGAGCCTCGATTACGTCGACCTTTACATGATCCACTGGCCGTCGCGTGACATCAACCTCGCAGCAGTACTGGAAACCCTCGAAGGATTGCGAGAAGAGGGGCTAACACGCGCGATTGGCGTATGCAATTTCAACATGCATCTCATTAAGGCGGCCGTCGAGGAAATCCGCGCTTCTATCGCGTGTCACCAAGTGGAATACCATCCATTCCTCGATCAGAGCGCGATGCTCACCTACCTTCGCGGCAAGAATATTCCACTTGTAGCGTATGCACCGCTCGCGCAAGGACGTGCAGCCACCAATGCAGTGCTGGCTCGCATTGGCAGGAAGCACGGTGCAACTGCGGCGCAGATCGCCATCGCGTGGTTGCTCGATCAGGACGGTGTTGTCGCGATACCCAAGGCGCAGCGACGCGAAAGCCAGCAATCGAATCTCGATGCGGCAAAGATCCAGCTTGACGACGATGATCGAAACGCTATTGCCGCGTTGCCGAAGGATCAGCGCTTCGTCACCCCTCCGTTCGCGCCTCAGTGGGACGCTTGA
- a CDS encoding LysR family transcriptional regulator, which yields MTFDGRLFAGITVLAAVAESGSFVRAAEALALSPSGVSRAISRLEKRIGVRLLDRTTRSQTLTDEGRRLYEAVNPHMSGIESAAAAASGSANVVRGRLRVNIDPFFSRTVLASRLPGFLGQYPELSLELIMRDDVGDLVADGFDVAVRFGMPPVGTLVARKLLDTRIVTVASPAYINASGRPDHPHDVVHHDRVLFYNPVTARPFEWEFHKGKKVVSIPASGRLLVSDVGTMLGACVAGAGIAQVMSIGTETLLAEQDLVDLFPDWPDERFPLYALFPSRRHLAAKVQAFIDFCVDTLTVPSAPLCPDRPGRSQTTPKRPRTRST from the coding sequence ATGACATTTGACGGACGGTTGTTCGCGGGCATAACGGTCCTTGCAGCAGTCGCGGAGAGCGGAAGCTTTGTTCGCGCCGCAGAGGCGCTTGCGCTCTCCCCATCCGGCGTGAGCAGGGCGATAAGCCGGTTGGAAAAACGCATTGGGGTACGGTTACTCGACCGGACGACCCGATCCCAGACGTTGACTGACGAGGGGAGGCGGCTATACGAGGCTGTTAATCCGCATATGTCCGGGATTGAGTCGGCGGCTGCCGCTGCATCAGGCTCCGCGAACGTGGTTCGAGGCAGGCTCCGAGTAAACATAGACCCGTTCTTTTCACGGACAGTGCTCGCCTCGAGACTGCCCGGATTTCTCGGGCAATATCCTGAACTTTCGCTTGAGTTGATAATGCGTGATGACGTCGGCGATCTGGTCGCCGACGGCTTTGACGTAGCGGTACGCTTTGGTATGCCCCCGGTTGGAACGCTGGTCGCCCGCAAACTGCTCGATACGCGAATCGTTACCGTCGCGTCTCCCGCCTACATTAATGCCAGCGGCAGACCGGATCATCCCCACGACGTTGTTCATCACGATCGCGTACTTTTCTACAACCCTGTAACGGCACGGCCGTTCGAATGGGAGTTTCACAAGGGGAAGAAGGTCGTTAGTATCCCGGCTTCTGGTCGACTGCTTGTTTCAGACGTCGGCACGATGCTCGGAGCATGTGTTGCGGGTGCCGGAATCGCCCAGGTGATGTCGATCGGAACGGAGACACTACTCGCCGAACAAGACCTTGTTGACCTTTTTCCGGATTGGCCGGATGAGCGCTTTCCTCTCTATGCCCTTTTCCCGTCGCGACGCCATCTGGCGGCCAAGGTACAGGCTTTCATCGACTTCTGCGTTGATACGCTAACCGTACCATCGGCGCCTCTGTGTCCAGACCGACCAGGCAGGAGCCAGACTACACCGAAGCGTCCACGTACCCGTTCTACGTGA
- a CDS encoding DUF4148 domain-containing protein: MTELGLTGCSTQQEVIVKSVIFAVAATSAFAVSLAAFAQSDTAPRTRAEVRAELQQIEQAGYNPAAGKDRNYPQDIQAAERRLSYGGVKSGSSASGSPAIAPADSSDNKAIKP, encoded by the coding sequence ATGACAGAACTGGGCTTAACCGGGTGCAGTACGCAACAGGAGGTCATCGTGAAATCGGTCATTTTCGCAGTCGCCGCCACTTCCGCTTTCGCCGTATCGCTGGCGGCATTCGCCCAGTCGGACACGGCGCCCCGCACACGCGCCGAGGTGCGCGCCGAACTCCAGCAAATAGAACAGGCCGGCTACAACCCCGCGGCGGGTAAAGACAGGAACTATCCGCAGGATATTCAGGCGGCTGAAAGACGCCTCTCATACGGCGGCGTAAAGAGTGGATCATCGGCATCAGGATCGCCCGCGATCGCACCGGCCGATTCCTCGGACAACAAGGCCATCAAGCCGTAA
- a CDS encoding serine protease produces MIESILLVAARVSTFEGQRLLTNASGFFFERDERLFLVTSRHVVIDEPSKHFPDRLEIELHVDPDNMAGSTGFSIPLYRNGKSIWRQGLDTAGEIDVAVIELEQSALPRRMAYRAFTPAHLHGSLDQVEVGTSLLVVGFPLGFHDTLHHLPVVRQAVIASSFGMRFQGKGYFLTDARTHRGTSGAPVVKRVAGGKPALGDLPWMLLGVHSARLDVGSRDVELDEALGLNCAWYADILLTLTEGSSLASSMPATPDR; encoded by the coding sequence ATGATCGAATCCATTCTGCTTGTCGCTGCGCGTGTCTCCACCTTCGAGGGTCAACGGCTGTTGACGAATGCAAGCGGCTTTTTCTTTGAACGCGATGAACGGCTGTTCCTGGTCACCAGCCGGCACGTCGTGATCGACGAGCCCAGCAAGCACTTCCCTGATCGCCTCGAGATCGAGCTGCACGTCGACCCGGACAACATGGCGGGATCCACCGGGTTCTCGATTCCGTTGTACCGCAACGGCAAGAGCATCTGGCGCCAGGGGCTCGACACTGCGGGAGAAATAGACGTGGCGGTGATCGAGCTCGAGCAGTCAGCGCTGCCGCGGCGGATGGCCTACCGTGCCTTCACCCCCGCCCACCTGCATGGGTCGCTCGACCAGGTGGAGGTCGGCACCTCGCTGCTGGTCGTGGGCTTTCCGCTCGGCTTCCATGACACGCTGCACCACCTGCCAGTCGTGCGCCAGGCGGTCATCGCGTCTTCATTCGGCATGCGATTCCAGGGCAAGGGGTACTTCCTGACCGATGCGCGTACACACCGGGGCACCAGCGGGGCGCCCGTCGTCAAGCGCGTGGCCGGCGGAAAACCGGCGCTGGGCGACCTGCCATGGATGCTGCTCGGCGTTCACTCGGCGCGGCTCGACGTGGGCTCGCGCGACGTCGAACTCGACGAGGCACTCGGGCTGAACTGCGCCTGGTACGCCGACATCCTGCTGACGCTCACGGAAGGCTCGTCGCTGGCGAGTTCGATGCCAGCGACACCGGACCGCTGA
- a CDS encoding class I SAM-dependent methyltransferase has translation MKLHPHDVEKIASLTLEHYNLRAEDFREGTRDHDVSQNIAALLSHIEGEPPFTILDFGCGPGRDLKVFAALGHVAIGLDGAERFAAMARTDTGCDVWQQDFLKLDLPDGRFDGVFANASLFHVPSQELPRVLRQLLATLKPGGVLFSSNPHGRNEEGWNRGRYGAYHDLQTWRRVMSGAGFVELDHYYRPAGLPREQQPWLASVWRRPVS, from the coding sequence ATGAAACTCCATCCGCACGACGTGGAAAAAATCGCCTCCCTGACCCTGGAGCATTACAACCTGCGCGCCGAGGATTTCCGCGAAGGAACCCGCGACCACGATGTCAGCCAGAACATCGCCGCACTATTGAGCCATATCGAAGGCGAACCGCCTTTCACGATTCTCGATTTTGGCTGCGGGCCCGGGCGCGATCTCAAGGTATTCGCCGCGCTCGGCCATGTCGCGATCGGACTGGACGGCGCCGAGCGCTTCGCCGCGATGGCGCGCACCGACACCGGGTGCGACGTGTGGCAACAGGATTTCCTCAAGCTCGATCTGCCGGACGGGCGCTTCGATGGTGTATTCGCCAACGCGTCGCTGTTTCATGTGCCGAGCCAGGAGTTGCCGCGCGTTTTGCGGCAATTGCTGGCCACGCTGAAGCCCGGCGGCGTGCTGTTCAGTTCCAACCCGCACGGCAGGAACGAGGAAGGCTGGAATCGCGGCCGCTACGGCGCTTACCACGATCTTCAAACGTGGCGCCGGGTCATGTCGGGCGCCGGGTTCGTCGAACTCGATCACTATTACCGGCCGGCGGGCTTGCCGCGTGAGCAGCAGCCGTGGCTGGCCAGCGTGTGGCGCAGGCCCGTATCATGA